In Thermothelomyces thermophilus ATCC 42464 chromosome 4, complete sequence, a single genomic region encodes these proteins:
- a CDS encoding glycosyltransferase family 1 protein (CAZy_ID 267892), which translates to MTTKKVLLVVNSEYGQANVFLAAGHALQALDKDVQIHFASFKQIANDVATSSKYSVKCTPGAAPWTFHLLDGPSFMEAIQYKDGPRTALERIMGQRPTFSSIMAMMKVLVHLFLPWDQPEFDLVYKSLVRIFDEVQPDITVVDSLFAPGLTACRALGRRHIVLSPNTLKDFAVAFQPRAALLWKFPIMGSAFEFLVPWRNIPANTVYGLAQIYFSLTDTRLRETRARARQKLGAELVTFESLMMNPPAGLKILVSNRPEIDFPLVIPGHLTACGPLIRPVAPVADDDGELDAWLRRGPTVFISLGTHRVLEEYEAVEMARALRVLLDAVEAWEDTLRRRGGEGGEGGEGGSNVGVGGVPGKLQVLWKLKRHKPGQDAMYEVGPGTRVHGILRREIEADRVRIVDWVKPQPSAVLQAGTVVCSVNHGGANSFHDALTSAVPQVILPAWLDCYDFANRAEYLGIGRWGNKQAMPSCAEAELGPILVDVVLGPRAAEMRARVRDLADLCAKTPGATVAASSILDELKSYDEGEEGEK; encoded by the exons ATGACGACGAAGAAAGTCCTCTTGGTGGTAAACTCGGAATACGGGCAGGCGAACGTgttcctcgccgccggccacGCGCTGCAGGCCCTCGACAAGGACGTGCAGATCCACTTCGCGTCGTTCAAGCAGATCGCCAACGATGTCGCCACGTCGTCCAAGTACTCGGTGAAATGCACGCCGGGCGCGGCGCCCTGGACCTTCCACCTGCTCGACGGGCCGAGCTTCATGGAGGCGATCCAATACAAGGACGGGCCGCGCACGGCGCTCGAGCGGATCATGGGCCAGCGGCCGACCTTCTCGTCCATCATGGCCATGATGAAGGTCCTCGTGCACTTGTTCCTGCCCTGGGACCAGCCCGAGTTCGACCTGGTCTACAAGAGCCTGGTCCGCATCTTCGACGAGGTCCAGCCCGACATCACCGTCGTCGATAGCCTCTTCGCCCCCGGCCTGACCGCTTGCCGCGCCCTCGGGCGCAGGCACATTGTCCTGTCGCCCAACACGCTCAAGGACTTTGCCGTCGCCTTCCAGCCGCGCGCCGCGCTGTTGTGGAAGTTCCCCAT CATGGGCTCGGCATTCGAGTTCCTGGTTCCCTGGCGGAACATCCCCGCCAACACTGTGTACGGCCTGGCGCAGATCTACTTCTCCCTGACCGACACCCGGCTCCGGGAGACGCGGGCGCGCGCCCGGCAGAAGCTGGGCGCGGAGCTGGTCACGTTCGAGTCGCTGATGATGAACCCGCCGGCGGGGCTCAAGATCCTCGTCTCCAACCGGCCCGAGATCGACTTCCCCCTCGTCATCCCGGGCCACCTGACCGCCTGCGGGCCCCTGATCCGCCCCGTGGCCCCcgtcgccgacgacgacggcgagctCGACGCCTGGCTCCGCCGCGGCCCCACCGTCTTCATCAGCCTCGGCACCCACCGGGTCCTGGAGGAGTACGAGGCGGTGGAGATGGCGCGGGCGCTCCGCGTGCTGCTGGACGCCGTCGAGGCGTGGGAGGACACCctgcgccgccgcggcggcgagggcggcgagggcggcgagggcggcagcaacgtcggcgtcggcggggtGCCCGGGAAGCTGCAGGTGCTGTGGAAGCTCAAGCGGCACAAGCCCGGCCAGGACGCCATGTACGAGGTCGGTCCGGGCACCAGGGTCCACGGAATCCTCCGGCGGGAGATCGAGGCGGACCGGGTCCGGATCGTCGACTGGGTCAAGCCCCAGCCGTCCGCCGTGCTCCAGGCGGGCACGGTGGTCTGCTCGGTCAACCACGGAGGCGCCAACTCGTTCCACGACGCCTTGAC TTCCGCTGTCCCGCAAGTCATCCTCCCCGCCTGGCTCGACTGTTACGACTTTGCCAACCGGGCCGAATACCTGGGCATCGGCCGGTGGGGCAACAAGCAGGCCATGCCCTCGTGCGCCGAAGCCGAGCTGGGGCCCATCCTGGTCGACGTGGTGCTGGGCCCCCGGGCGGCCGAGATGAGGGCCCGGGTGCGGGACCTGGCGGACCTGTGCGCCAAGACGCCGGGCGCCACGGTCGCCGCCTCCAGCATCCTGGATGAGCTCAAGTCGTacgacgagggcgaggagggcgagAAGTGA
- a CDS encoding GMC oxidoreductase-like protein, which translates to MKFLRKSDRGSVLGSTLFSLAFLFYSPPTAAQSPPPDGAVYDYIVIGSGPGGGVVGANLAKAGYSVLLLEAGDDSPGAGFGVYTPTVTWDFYVKHYPEGDPRDNQYSHLTWLTPDGRYWVGQSGAPEGSRLLGVYYPRGATLGGSSMINAMVVWLPNDSDWDYHAEVTGDDSWRAENMHKIFQKIEKNNYLPRGTANHGFDGWFQTQMGTMVQTNRTGPLQGNGVMTTYAQDWNLTIPMSDLLIRDPNEIGPDRDQTSSIYGQVSHQFANGNRYSSRHYVQDAVSSGANLTVSLTSLATRILFDTVTEPDSPRATGVEYLFGKSLYRGDRRRADGAIGVNRTAVARREVIVSGGAFNSPQLLLLSGIGNATELEALGIPVIRDLPGVGRNLMDNQEMPIVGTGSPGGGPGAVAGVAMYKTRHPAHGERDMFLFGGPGFLFRGFWPNEAVHLPDEPAQPVYGVSMVKGSSVNNGGWVKLRSRDPTDTPEINFNHYAVGAEYDLEAVKDTVAWIRSVYRRVGIATVEPPCARGPDENGYCGEEDEAWIHKQTFGHHPTSTNKIGADDDPTAVLDSKFRVRGVRALRVVDASAFARIPGVFPVVSTFMISQKASDDILAELEAESR; encoded by the exons ATGAAGTTCTTGCGGAAATCCGACCGGGGAAGTGTCTTGGGCAGcacgctcttttccttggcGTTTCTGTTCTACAGcccgccgacggcggcaCAAAGTCCACCCCCCGATGGAGCGGTCTACGACTATATTGTCATCGGGAGCGGaccgggcggcggcgttgTGGGAGCCAATCTCGCCAAGGCGGGATACTCGGTCCTGCTCCTCGAGGCGGGAGACGACAGCCCCGGCGCGGGGTTCGGGGTGTACACGCCGACCGTGACCTGGGACTTCTACGTCAAGCACTATCCCGAGGGGGATCCGCGAGACAACCAGTACAGCCACCTGACCTGGCTCACCCCCGACGGCCGTTACTGGGTGGGCCAGAGCGGTGCGCCCGAGGGCTCCCGGCTCCTCGGCGTCTATTATCCCCGCGGTGCCACCCTGGGAGGGTCGTCCATGATCAACGCCATGGTCGTCTGGCTGCCGAATGACAGCGACTGGGACTACCATGCCGAGGTCACGGGAGACGACAGCTGGAG AGCCGAGAACATGCACAAGATCTTCCAGAAGATCGAAAAGAACAACTACCTGCCCCGGGGCACGGCAAACCACGGGTTCGACGGCTGGTTCCAGACGCAGATGGGGACCATGGTGCAGACCAACCGGACAGGCCCGCTGCAGGGCAACGGCGTCATGACGACGTACGCGCAGGACTGGAACCTGACGATACCCATGTCGGACCTCCTGATCCGCGACCCCAACGAGATCGGCCCGGACCGCGACCAGACGTCGAGCATCTACGGGCAGGTCAGCCACCAGTTCGCCAACGGCAACCGGTACAGCTCGCGCCACTACGTGCAGGACGCCGTCAGCTCTGGCGCCAACCTGACCGTCTCCCTGACCTCGCTCGCGACCAGGATCCTCTTTGACACGGTGACGGAACCCGACAGCCCGCGGGCGACGGGGGTCGAGTACCTCTTTGGCAAGTCGCTCTACAGGGGCGACAGGCGGCGGGCGGACGGCGCGATCGGGGTCAACCGCACGGCCGTGGCGCGGCGCGAGGTGATCGTGTCCGGGGGCGCCTTCAACTCGCCacagctgctgctgctcagcGGGATCGGCAACGCGACCGAGCTGGAGGCGCTGGGGATCCCCGTGATCCGGGACCTGCCCGGGGTGGGCCGCAACCTGATGGACAACCAGGAGATGCCCATCGTGGGCACGGGAagccccggcggcggcccggGGGCGGTGGCGGGCGTGGCCATGTACAAGACGCGGCACCCGGCCCACGGGGAGCGCGACATGTTCCTCTTCGGCGGGCCCGGCTTCCTCTTCCGCGGCTTCTGGCCCAACGAGGCCGTGCACCTGCCCGACGAGCCGGCCCAGCCCGTCTACGGCGTCAGCATGGTCAAGGGGTCGAGCGTCAACAACGGCGGCTGGGTCAAACTGCGGAGCCGGGACCCGACCGACACGCCCGAGATCAACTTCAACCACTacgccgtcggcgccgaGTACGACCTCGAGGCCGTCAAGGACACGGTCGCCTGGATCCGGTCCGTCTACCGGCGCGTGGGCATCGCGACGGTCGAGCCGCCGTGCGCCCGCGGCCCCGACGAGAACGGCTACTgcggcgaggaggacgaggcctGGATCCACAAGCAGACCTTCGGCCACCACCCGACCTCGACCAACAAGAtcggcgccgacgacgaccccACCGCCGTGCTCGACTCCAAGTTCCGCGTCCGCGGCGTCCGCGCCCTGCGCGTCGTCGACGCCAGCGCCTTCGCCAGGATCCCGGGCGTCTTCCCCGTCGTCTCCACCTTTATGATCTCGCAGAAGGCCAGCGACGACATTCTGGCCGAGCTGGAGGCCGAGTCACGCTGA